One window from the genome of Garra rufa chromosome 1, GarRuf1.0, whole genome shotgun sequence encodes:
- the LOC141326321 gene encoding galectin-3-binding protein A-like: MITIILWTLLVFHVSAQRWTLFDEESKPKREGRVRLVGDLPSSGRVEVYHDGQWGTVCDDGWDLAEAQVVCRQLGFLGAISVTPGGQYGEGSGQIWLDDMNCKGSESSLSECNFKGWGVSDCTHKEDAGVVCKTGETSTGQYRNYNV; encoded by the exons ATGATCACGATTATTTTATGGACACTGCTGGTTTTCCATGTGTCAGCACAGCGTTGGACTTTGTTTG ATGAAGAGTCAAAGCCTAAACGTGAGGGCAGAGTACGATTGGTGGGGGATCTTCCCTCATCTGGTCGTGTGGAGGTCTACCATGATGGACAGTGGGGTACAGTTTGTGATGACGGTTGGGACCTGGCTGAAGCCCAAGTGGTGTGTCGTCAGCTAGGTTTTCTTGGAGCAATATCAGTTACACCTGGAGGACAGTATGGTGAAG GTTCTGGTCAAATCTGGCTGGATGACATGAACTGTAAAGGCTCAGAGAGCTCATTGTCTGAATGCAACTTCAAAGGCTGGGGTGTTTCTGACTGCACACATAAAGAGGATGCAGGAGTGGTCTGTAAGACTGGTGAGACATCTACTGGACAATACAGAAATTACAATGTTTGA